From the Anopheles merus strain MAF chromosome 2L, AmerM5.1, whole genome shotgun sequence genome, the window CACCTTTGCCGAGCAGGTCCTGGGAAGCATTGCGCAGCACCTTGTTGCCAAGCTCTCCCAACACAGGGCGTCTGGCAGCAACCACTTTCTTCATTCCACCTTCATGCAGGTTTCCTGCTACCTGGTTCTGAACGACAAAAGGGAACAATCAACAACAGATGTACTCATCGATCTCTTTGCAAATACTCTCTTCTAGAAGGACTGTGGGGCAAGCTGTGCAAAATGGTTCCGGCGGCCATCGATCTTTGCATCTTGACGCAGCTTTGCCTTACCATGCCGAATCAAAGCCAGCCCGTTTGATCCAAAGTCAATGGCGTCATCAACCGTGCGTCTACAATACAATTCCATCTTACCTCATCAATTCTCATAATGCGGGACATTTTCAGTAGGTTTAGAGAAGTTTCTTCGACTATGAGAGAAGTAAAGGTAGCACAAACAACACGGCACAAAAAGGCGctacaaaaatatacacagctgtttcacacgcCAACGGCTTGCCGAACTTCACGATCGGCCGGACACAGCAAAACCGTTTGAATTCGTACGAACTCTTGGAGGCGTTGAGCGCTAATGAAACAAAAGGCCTCTTCGCATcatcgaacacacacacacatacgaactGTCTACAGGAGAGTGCGTTTTCAATGCGTTCTGCGATGACAGTGCCGGGGGGTACATGGATGGCAAAACCGTCACAGCCACGTAGCGCTACATAAACAGCAAAACGAAATCGTTGACTGAAAAATTATAGAAGCATATTCTCCCAACCTGTATTCCCACACTTAAATTTAGAATTCTAAACACATGCCAATATGAGGCAACCTCATAAATATTAACCATATTTGCCTCGTACATTAGCTCATTCGAGCAGCTTGTGATCGTTGGAGCATTCTAAATGTGGGGGGTTTTCAtgatacggacgtcacacgaggcgtaaactcaaaaagattacgcttgatttgtatagGAGAGCGTAAAgttcctgtcaaaagattatagagttgtatggctgaaatttagtttacgccaaagtttacaCTTCGTGTGACGTCTGTATGAAAGATAAAACCCAAATagtcagaattgcttaagcagctcattttggcacgctaaagatggctgctctaattcgccttttgcagtagataaacagcatcaaaattctatgtgggtctttcaaacagcgcctaagcagcttccttatgccgcgatgccagggattatttttctttgtgttttattttcaagcaagcgtcatcgatgaaataaacaacaatcccaaatagccagcttgtactttatagctgatttagggctgtttaacgaaaaatctttccgatgtcgtactttgtggctgattaagagatagacccCAAAttgccagctcgtactttatagctgatttagggctgtttaacgaaaaatcgttccgatgtcgtactttgtggctgattaagagatagacggtactttgcgcaactatggagctttttaacagccacatggtactctttggaactttgcggctgattagcactatgtgtagggttcatgatggaacttgaaggcttgttaagaaagggtaccgaacttggtgaaactttatagctttttaatggatgacatcggtacaaggtggcttttgtcaaagtgtcaaagacggaagccggcaataatctcattgctgctgcacaagttagattcgttaattgaagaatgaatattgagtgaagtgattgtgaattatcagtaaattgtgtaaaattttgtgtaattcatcaatacaaaggatttaaaaatatacacgtgtatttaaacgaaacaaatctagatgtttatttcatcgatgacgcttgcttgaaaataaaacacaaagaaaaataatccctggcatcgcggcataaggaagctgcttaggcgctgtttgaaagacccacatagaattttgatgctgtttatctactgcaaaaggcgaattagagcagccatctttagcgtgccaaaatgagctgcttaagcaattctgactATTTGGGTTTTATCTTTCATACAGACGTCACACGAAGtgtaaactttggcgtaaactaaatttcagccatacaactctataatcttttgacaggaacTTTACGCTCTCctatacaaatcaagcgtaatctttttgagtttacgcctcgtgtgacgtccgtatcaTGAAAACCCCCCACATTTAGAATGCTCCAACGATCACAAGCTGCTCGAATGAGCTAATGTACGAGGCAAATATGGTTAATATTTATGAGGTTGCCTCATATTGGCATGTGTTTAGAATTCTAAATTTAAGTGTGGGAATACAGGTTGGGAGAATATGCTTCTATAATTTTTCAGTCAACGATTTCGTTTTGCTGTTTATTTAGCGCTACGTGGCTGTGACGGTTTTGCCATCCATGTACCCCCCGGCACTGTCATCGCAGAACGCATTGAAAACGCACTCTCCTGTAGACagttcgtatgtgtgtgtgtgttcgatgATGCGAAGAGGCCTTTTGTTTCATTAGCGCTCAACGCCTCCAAGAGTTCGTACGAATTCAAACGGTTTTGCTGTGTCCGGCCGATCGTGAAGTTCGGCAAGCCGTTGgcgtgtgaaacagctgtgtatatttttgtagCGCCTTTTTGTGCCGTGTTGTTTGTGCTACCTTTACTTCTCTCATAGTCGAAGAAACTTCTCTAAACCTACTGAAAATGTCCCGCATTATGAGAATTGATGAGGTAAGATGGAATTGTATTGTAGACGCACGGTTGATGACGCCATTGACTTTGGATCAAACGGGCTGGCTTTGATTCGGCATGGTAAGGCAAAGCTGCGTCAAGATGCAAAGATCGATGGCCGCCGGAACCATTTTGCACAGCTTGCCCCACAGTCCTTCTAGAAGAGAGTATTTGCAAAGAGATCGATGAGTACATCTGTTGTTGATTGTTCCCTTTTGTCGTTCAGAACCAGGTAGCAGGAAACCTGCATGAAGGTGGAATGAAGAAAGTGGTTGCTGCCAGACGCCCTGTGTTGGGAGAGCTTGGCAACAAGGTGCTGCGCAATGCTTCCCAGGACCTGCTCGGCAAAGGTGTGGAGAAGGGAGCTGCGCTGAAGAATGCCAACCCGACGCTGAAGAATATTAAGCCACGCGTGGACACTCGATGGCGAAAGGCGGATACTGCTGCGGCGGCAGTTGTTGTTCCCAAAAAAGTAGTCACCCGATCCGATTCGCAAAAGGCTGCGGTAGAGCCTAAACCGTCTGCCAATGTGGATGCTGTAAAGGTGCACGTCCAACTGAACAAAGGAAACGAGGTAAAGCATGTAACGTTAAAGCGTGAAGACAGTCAGCTGTCGCTGCGGACATTGGCGAAGCAAAATCGTAAGGCTCAACCGAAAAACGCTCCTAGCAGCGGTACCTCATCATCGGACGAACATGAAATAATATCAATCTCTAAGGTACGTATTCGAATGTATGGGAAGCTGAAGGTCaatgaaatataaattaatatgtGTCTGTGCAGAAACCCGAAAGAGTGGAGGCCCATTCGCAAAAGCTGTTGGAAAACATCGAAAACATCGATGCGAATGATGGCTGGAATCCGATGTTGGTGGCGGAGTACGTGAACGACATTTACAACTATTTGAACGAGTTAGAGAGCAGGCCAGGATATGCGCTGTGCGAGAACTTCTTGGATGGTCATAAAGAGGTAAGTCGTGTGTAAATAAAAGGTGACCTCTTGCCATATGGTGTGGGTATATTTAACGCATTATTCATACGCAGATTACACATAAGATGCGAACGATTCTGATCGATTGGATCAATGAAGTGCATTATCAGTTCAAACTGGACATCGACACTTACCACATGACAGTGTCGCTCATCGACCGTTATCTGCAGGTAGGTGCAAACTTGTCTCCAGTCTAATGACGTGAAATTAAAACACTCGTTGGCTTTGTTTTGCGCTTTGCAGACGATGAAGACTGTTCCGAAGAAGAAGCTACAGCTGGTAGGCGTGACGGCGATGTTCATTGCATCCAAATACGAGGAACTGTTTCCACCAGAGATACAAGATTTTGTGTACATAACCGACGACACATACCAGAAGTATCAGATTCTCGAGATGGAAAAGGAAATGGTGAGAACGTTGGACTTCAATCTGGGAAAACCTCTTCCTACCCATTTCCTGCGTCGGTTTTCGAAGGCAGCGAAGGCGTCGGACGTAAATCATGTGCTGGCAAAGTATCTTATTGAGCTTGCCAGTGTGGATTACAGTACCGCGCATTACAAACCATCGGAGGTAAGTTAGCATTTTGCCATGAAATTTTCTTTTCGAAAACCAGGCCCATGTGGTATCGTATGTGCCTTTACAGATTGCGGCAGCTGCGTTGTACATATCGTTGTATCTGTTTCCACTAACATCCAACGGCGGGAACGGTACGAGTGCAATAATCTGGACTAAAACACTGGAGCATTACACGCACTACAATGTAAAGTACTTGGCGCCAATTGTGCAGCGGCTCGCAAACGTGATCAAGGCTGTTCCCAAAATGatggaaaagaagcaaaaatctTGTTGGCTGAAGTATTCTTCTTCTAAATTCTTAAAAATTTCAACTCATTCAAAGCTCAAAGGAACAGAAATGGACATGCTAGCCGAGGGCAAACTAATTTTCtaagatattttttttgctctattttgtgtaatttttataAGGTGGTTTATGTTTCTTAATTGTGACTTTTTAATTCTGCGTGTGTATCGAATGTATTAAACAAGTTCCATTGATTGAGTCATCATGTTTTGATAATGATACAATTGTtttaatgataatgataagaAATTGAACAGCAGATATATGTTAATTATATCGGTCTGTCGACGGGGAATCAATTTTAACAATAGCCCCAAGAATGAAATTGACTGAATAGAGTAGGTTTAAGCAATCATTTTGTGTGTAATAGCCAGATAAAAATGTATTGTTGGGTGCCTTCACCTTCCTGTTACTTCAATGTATATTGTAATCTATCGGTTacttaaataaaacaactgtCTGCACCAACAAAACTACGACTGCGAGAATGTGTATTTTTGAGTAGCAAGTTTGTCCTATTGTCTATTGCAACTAATAACCGCAATATGTTAATTTATAATCCATTTCTGCATGTATTCACTAAAAAAAACTTGATAATTAATTACTAACTAAAAACAATGGGAACATGAGCTGTTAGATGCAAGGCTTAATACTATGGCTTCGTGCAAATCTGGTTTTCTCAGAGACTTTGGCCTGTCGTTggggccggtctcatggtacgaTCGATAACTCGTACGActaaacaacatgcccgtcataggaTCAAGCCCGtaatggaccgtgcccccatacgtaggacagTCATCTTGCTATGGTAATTaataagtcattgaaagccaaagccCATTAGTTGTATAGTGGACCGACCACGACTGTtatgccaaagaaaaaaaaaagaagttggTCTTGACTCCTGCAGGAAGGAAGGATTAAACTAACAATTATATATCTACATTCTGTTTTTTAAAGGGCCTAGGGTCCTAGATAGTGAAACGcctccgaccggctccagaTAATTACGAAACCGGCTCCGGAGTCAGCTCCGAACCAACAGCTTCAGAGCCGGGTGGTTTTACAGATATTTTCCAGTAGAATATGCCGTCTTAAAAAGCAGCTATTCTATTTTACATAACATCAGGCTTAGTATGTAATGCATGTTTTACAAATTATGAATCGGAACTATTGCAGGAGTTTCGGCTGTACccacggctccggagccgggaTTGACTCAGCGGACCAAAAAATACCTTTTAATGAGGTTTCAATCGTGTAAATCCGTATATAGCCGAGTAAGTCATGTTTAAaggaatttataaaaaaaagaattgatAAGTTTTGAAGATTCTTAACAAATACGGGTCAAACGAATGCTATACAACGTCAtgcatgtcaatactgcaatcacATCGGGTTTTAGCATCCATACTTGGGAGAAGATGTATTCTTTTTTACGCTATCATACAATGCCGTCTCTATTGAACCGTTAGTCCGGAACCATTGGTTCGATGCCGTTGATTCGCCGGCGACTCCGGAGCCATTGAAGCGGAGCCGtaggtgcggagccggctcagAAGCCCTTGGTGCGAAGCCGGCTCCGGGTAAAAGTCggaaccggctccggagcAGTAGCCCCACAGCCGTTGATGCGCTCCGAAGCGCCCATCACTCGTCCTAGGATATGGGAGggtttttgtatgtttgtgttgtCACAAACTCCACACAAATTGCTAGAATCCAGATCCGGTTTCGTTTGCCCGGATTGACCCGGAGTCGATTGGACTCGTCGCGAGTCATTTGGAATCGACCCAATTGGCCTTGACCGAACCTGAATAGACTCTTCTGAATCCGATCGGACTTATCCTGACTCGATCCGCCTTACCCGGACTCGATCGGACTCATTCGGATTCGTCCGGGTTCGACAGGACTCATACGGACTAGTCCAGGCTCAACGGAACTAGAGCTTTTAGCCCAGAGCTTTGGAAAAGAATGTCCAATGATCTTGGGATGAAGTTTATGATTAagatgaatttaaaaaaaaacgcacataaTACACAACTTTTTATATTAGAAATGAGCAGTCTGAAGAATACGGTTTCCATGTTACAGGAATTACAAATCTAAAATCAACGTACTATGTATAATTGATGCAAAAAAGATCAATAATACTTTTTAATTGCGATTGTCTATATGCAGCGGCTCACTAAAATGATGGTGATACCGTCAGCATTTTGATACCACTCAACAATACACCATTACTGATCatctattttgtttaaaaatattaaagttattattatttgattgCTATATTTATGATAAAGTTTTGATTACGACTGTGGACGAGTGGTCTAGGGAGAAATCTGAAACCCTGTTTTAAGGGGTGTCTCGGTGT encodes:
- the LOC121593942 gene encoding G2/mitotic-specific cyclin-B-like, producing the protein MSRIMRIDENQVAGNLHEGGMKKVVAARRPVLGELGNKVLRNASQDLLGKGVEKGAALKNANPTLKNIKPRVDTRWRKADTAAAAVVVPKKVVTRSDSQKAAVEPKPSANVDAVKVHVQLNKGNEVKHVTLKREDSQLSLRTLAKQNRKAQPKNAPSSGTSSSDEHEIISISKKPERVEAHSQKLLENIENIDANDGWNPMLVAEYVNDIYNYLNELESRPGYALCENFLDGHKEITHKMRTILIDWINEVHYQFKLDIDTYHMTVSLIDRYLQTMKTVPKKKLQLVGVTAMFIASKYEELFPPEIQDFVYITDDTYQKYQILEMEKEMVRTLDFNLGKPLPTHFLRRFSKAAKASDVNHVLAKYLIELASVDYSTAHYKPSEIAAAALYISLYLFPLTSNGGNGTSAIIWTKTLEHYTHYNVKYLAPIVQRLANVIKAVPKMMEKKQKSCWLKYSSSKFLKISTHSKLKGTEMDMLAEGKLIF